From one Enterobacter kobei genomic stretch:
- the malQ gene encoding 4-alpha-glucanotransferase, translated as MESKRLDAAALAAGISPHYINAHGKPQSIGGETKQRLLDAMHRPTAPKKGAVPPVPPVKVFTHGKKMPLPVEGSGEYTWRLITEEGREYTGQATGGKALNLPAKLPEGYHQLEIGKAKQQWQCRVIVAPKRCYEPLALHEGKKLWGACVQLYTLRSERNWGIGDFGDLKAMLVDVAKRGGSFIGLNPIHALYPANPESASPYSPSSRRWLNIVYIDVNAVEDFQRSKAAQKWWKLASTQDALRAARDADYVDYSTVTALKIAALRLAWKDFSARQDSDAQKVAFSDFVAQEGESLYWQAAFDALHAQQVKEDEMRWGWPVWPEGYQRTDSPAVKQFCEDFADEVQFYLWLQWLACEQFAQCWEISQGFAMPIGLYRDLAVGVAEGGAETWCDRELYCLKASVGAPPDILGPLGQNWGLPPMDPHVMTARGYEPFIQLLRANMKSCGALRIDHVMSMLRLWWIPYGETADQGAYVQYPVDDLLSILALESQRHQCMVIGEDLGTVPVEIVSKLRDSGIYSYKVLYFENSENVFLPPQKWPVQSMAVATTHDLPTLRGYWEAGDLTLGKTLGLYPDEEVLRGLYQDRERAKQGLLEALHKQGCLPKRTGHRASRMAMTSTLNRGMQRYIADSNSALLGLQPEDWLGMAAPVNIPGTSYQYKNWRRKLDTTLEKMFADDGVNRLIKDLDRRRKTAGKKS; from the coding sequence ATGGAAAGCAAACGACTTGATGCCGCCGCGCTGGCGGCGGGGATCAGCCCTCATTACATCAATGCTCACGGTAAACCGCAGTCTATCGGCGGGGAAACCAAACAGCGTTTGCTGGACGCCATGCATCGCCCGACCGCCCCAAAAAAGGGGGCGGTTCCGCCTGTACCGCCGGTGAAAGTCTTTACCCACGGTAAAAAAATGCCGCTGCCCGTTGAAGGGAGCGGTGAATACACCTGGCGGCTCATCACCGAGGAGGGGCGGGAGTACACCGGCCAGGCCACGGGCGGTAAAGCGCTCAATCTGCCCGCGAAGTTGCCGGAAGGTTATCACCAGCTTGAGATCGGCAAGGCTAAACAGCAGTGGCAGTGCCGGGTGATCGTCGCGCCGAAACGCTGCTACGAACCGCTCGCGCTGCACGAAGGGAAAAAACTGTGGGGTGCCTGCGTGCAGCTCTACACCCTGCGTTCGGAAAGAAACTGGGGGATCGGCGATTTTGGCGATCTGAAGGCCATGCTGGTGGATGTGGCGAAGCGGGGCGGCTCGTTTATCGGTCTGAACCCGATCCACGCGCTCTATCCGGCAAACCCGGAGAGCGCCAGTCCGTACAGCCCCTCATCCCGCCGCTGGCTCAATATCGTCTATATCGATGTGAACGCCGTGGAGGATTTCCAGCGCAGCAAAGCGGCGCAGAAGTGGTGGAAACTGGCCTCGACGCAGGACGCTCTGCGTGCCGCGCGCGATGCCGACTACGTGGATTACTCGACCGTTACCGCGCTGAAGATTGCCGCGCTGCGTCTGGCGTGGAAAGACTTTTCTGCGCGTCAGGACAGCGATGCCCAGAAAGTGGCGTTCAGCGACTTTGTGGCGCAGGAAGGCGAAAGCCTGTACTGGCAGGCGGCGTTTGACGCGCTGCATGCGCAGCAGGTGAAAGAAGATGAAATGCGCTGGGGCTGGCCGGTCTGGCCGGAAGGCTATCAGCGTACCGACAGCCCGGCAGTGAAGCAGTTCTGCGAAGACTTCGCCGACGAGGTGCAGTTTTACCTGTGGCTACAGTGGCTGGCCTGCGAGCAGTTTGCGCAGTGCTGGGAAATCAGCCAGGGCTTCGCCATGCCGATTGGCCTGTACCGCGATCTGGCGGTGGGCGTGGCGGAAGGCGGCGCGGAAACCTGGTGCGATCGTGAACTCTACTGCCTGAAAGCGTCCGTTGGCGCACCGCCTGATATTCTTGGACCGCTCGGCCAGAACTGGGGTCTGCCGCCGATGGATCCGCACGTCATGACGGCGCGCGGCTATGAGCCGTTCATCCAGCTCTTACGGGCGAACATGAAAAGCTGTGGCGCGCTGCGTATCGATCATGTGATGTCGATGCTGCGCCTGTGGTGGATCCCTTACGGCGAAACCGCCGATCAGGGCGCCTACGTGCAGTATCCGGTGGATGATTTGTTATCGATCCTCGCCCTTGAAAGCCAGCGTCACCAGTGCATGGTGATTGGTGAAGATCTGGGGACGGTACCGGTAGAAATTGTCAGCAAGCTGCGCGACAGCGGCATCTACTCTTACAAGGTGCTCTATTTCGAGAACAGCGAGAACGTCTTCCTGCCGCCGCAAAAATGGCCGGTACAGTCGATGGCTGTGGCCACCACTCACGACTTGCCGACGCTGCGCGGTTACTGGGAAGCCGGGGATTTAACCCTGGGCAAAACTCTGGGCCTGTATCCGGACGAAGAGGTGCTGCGCGGTCTGTATCAGGATCGTGAGCGGGCAAAACAGGGTCTGCTGGAGGCGCTGCACAAGCAGGGGTGTCTGCCAAAACGTACCGGGCACAGGGCCTCACGTATGGCGATGACCAGCACGCTGAACCGCGGGATGCAGCGTTATATCGCCGATTCCAACAGCGCACTGCTCGGCTTACAGCCGGAAGACTGGTTGGGTATGGCCGCGCCGGTGAATATTCCGGGCACCAGCTACCAGTACAAAAACTGGCGGCGCAAGCTGGATACCACCCTTGAGAAGATGTTTGCCGATGACGGCGTGAACCGGCTGATTAAGGATCTGGACAGAAGGCGTAAAACGGCAGGGAAGAAATCGTAA
- the gntT gene encoding gluconate transporter — protein MPLVIVAIGVILLLLLMIRFKLNGFIALILVALAVGLMQGMPVDKVIASIKAGVGGTLGSLALIMGFGAMLGKLLADCGGAQRIATTLIDKFGQKYIQWAVVLTGFTVGFALFYEVGFVLLLPLVFTIAAKARVPLLYVGVPMAAALSVTHGFLPPHPGPTAIATIFHADMGKTLLYGTLLAIPTVILAGPVYARFLKKIDKPIPEGLYNAKTFSEAEMPSFGVSVWTSLVPVILMAGRAIAEMVLPKGHPLLAYAEFFGDPVMATLIAVLIAIFTFGLNRGRSMDDVTDTITSSIKIIAMMLLIIGGGGAFKQVLVDSGVDKYIAAMMHSTNLSPIFMAWSIAAVLRIALGSATVAAITAGGIAAPLIATTGVSPELMVIAVGSGSVIFSHVNDPGFWLFKEYFNLTIGETMKSWSALETIISVCGLVGCLLLAAVI, from the coding sequence ATGCCATTAGTCATCGTTGCTATCGGTGTTATCTTGTTACTGTTGTTAATGATCCGTTTTAAACTGAACGGATTTATTGCCTTGATCCTGGTGGCGCTCGCTGTCGGTCTGATGCAGGGCATGCCAGTAGACAAGGTGATCGCCTCTATTAAAGCGGGTGTCGGCGGTACGCTCGGCAGCCTTGCGCTGATCATGGGCTTCGGCGCCATGCTCGGCAAACTGCTGGCAGACTGCGGTGGGGCGCAGCGCATTGCCACCACGCTTATTGATAAGTTTGGTCAGAAATACATTCAGTGGGCGGTGGTGTTAACCGGTTTTACCGTCGGTTTCGCGCTGTTCTATGAAGTGGGCTTCGTGTTGCTGCTGCCGCTGGTGTTCACCATTGCCGCGAAAGCGCGTGTGCCGCTGCTGTATGTAGGCGTCCCGATGGCGGCGGCGCTCTCCGTGACCCACGGCTTCCTGCCGCCGCACCCAGGCCCGACCGCTATCGCCACTATCTTCCATGCCGATATGGGTAAAACGCTGCTCTACGGTACGCTGCTGGCGATCCCGACCGTCATTCTGGCAGGTCCGGTGTATGCGCGGTTCCTGAAAAAGATTGATAAGCCGATCCCGGAAGGTCTGTATAACGCCAAAACCTTCAGCGAAGCAGAAATGCCGAGCTTTGGCGTCAGCGTCTGGACCTCGCTGGTACCGGTGATCCTGATGGCGGGCCGTGCGATTGCAGAAATGGTGCTGCCGAAAGGGCATCCACTGCTGGCGTACGCTGAGTTCTTCGGCGACCCGGTAATGGCAACGTTGATTGCCGTGCTGATCGCCATCTTCACCTTTGGCCTGAACCGCGGTCGTTCAATGGATGATGTGACCGACACCATCACCTCTTCCATCAAAATCATCGCCATGATGCTGCTGATCATCGGCGGCGGCGGCGCGTTCAAACAGGTGCTGGTCGACAGCGGCGTGGATAAATACATTGCCGCAATGATGCACTCCACCAACTTATCGCCGATCTTTATGGCCTGGTCGATTGCCGCGGTACTGCGTATTGCGCTGGGTTCTGCAACCGTTGCGGCGATCACGGCTGGGGGTATCGCTGCACCGCTGATCGCCACCACTGGCGTCAGCCCTGAACTGATGGTTATCGCGGTGGGTTCCGGTAGCGTGATTTTCTCTCACGTAAACGATCCGGGCTTCTGGCTGTTCAAGGAGTACTTCAACCTGACTATCGGTGAAACCATGAAGTCATGGTCGGCGCTGGAAACCATTATTTCGGTATGTGGTCTGGTGGGTTGTCTGCTGCTGGCTGCGGTGATTTAA
- the nfuA gene encoding Fe-S biogenesis protein NfuA, with amino-acid sequence MIHISDAAQAHFAKLLANQEEGTQIRVFVINPGTPNAECGVSYCPPDAVEASDTALKFDLLTAYVDELSAPYLDDAEIDFVTDQLGSQLTLKAPNAKMRKVSEDAPLMERVDYMIQSQVNPQLAGHGGRVTLMEITEEGYAILQFGGGCNGCSMVDVTLKEGIEKQLLNEFPELKGVRDLTEHQRGEHSYY; translated from the coding sequence ATGATCCATATTTCCGACGCTGCACAAGCGCACTTTGCCAAACTGCTGGCAAATCAGGAAGAAGGAACACAAATCCGCGTATTTGTGATTAATCCGGGTACCCCAAACGCTGAATGTGGCGTCTCTTACTGCCCGCCGGACGCAGTGGAAGCTTCTGACACCGCCCTGAAATTTGACCTGCTGACGGCGTATGTCGACGAGCTGAGCGCGCCGTATCTGGACGATGCGGAAATCGATTTCGTTACCGATCAGCTGGGCTCCCAGCTGACGCTGAAAGCACCGAACGCCAAAATGCGTAAAGTGTCTGAGGATGCGCCGCTGATGGAGCGCGTCGATTACATGATCCAGTCGCAGGTTAACCCGCAGCTGGCCGGTCACGGTGGCCGTGTTACGCTGATGGAAATCACTGAAGAAGGCTATGCCATTCTGCAGTTCGGCGGCGGTTGTAACGGCTGCTCAATGGTCGATGTGACCCTGAAAGAAGGGATCGAGAAGCAGCTGCTGAACGAATTCCCGGAACTGAAAGGCGTGCGCGATCTGACCGAACACCAGCGCGGCGAGCATTCCTACTACTGA
- the gntX gene encoding DNA utilization protein GntX, giving the protein MLSVPGLCWLCRMPLALAAWGICSVCSRALFITQTVCPQCGLPAALTTLPCGRCLQKPPPWQQLVMVNDYVPPLSRLIHQLKFSRQPEVAGALARLLLLAVLKARRERGLPWPDRLISVPLHSRRQWRRGFNQGDMLCRPLARWLPCAWDSAAIARVRATPAQHQLSARRRKHNLRHAFRLELAVRGLHIAIVDDVVTTGSTAAELAQVLLRSSAASVQVWCLCRTL; this is encoded by the coding sequence ATGCTATCAGTGCCTGGCTTATGCTGGCTATGCCGAATGCCGCTGGCACTCGCCGCATGGGGTATCTGTTCGGTGTGCAGTCGCGCGCTGTTTATCACGCAGACCGTCTGCCCGCAATGTGGTTTGCCGGCGGCCCTGACCACGCTACCGTGCGGCCGCTGCCTGCAAAAACCGCCGCCGTGGCAGCAACTGGTGATGGTGAATGACTATGTGCCGCCACTCAGCAGGCTGATCCACCAGCTGAAATTCTCCCGCCAGCCGGAAGTCGCCGGGGCGCTGGCGCGTCTGTTGCTGTTAGCGGTTCTGAAAGCCCGCCGTGAACGGGGATTGCCGTGGCCCGACCGGTTAATCAGCGTGCCGCTCCACTCACGCCGCCAGTGGCGCAGAGGGTTTAACCAGGGTGACATGCTCTGCCGCCCGCTCGCGCGCTGGTTGCCCTGCGCCTGGGACAGCGCGGCGATAGCACGTGTTCGCGCTACCCCGGCTCAGCATCAGCTCAGCGCCAGGCGGCGTAAACATAACCTGCGCCATGCCTTTCGCCTTGAATTAGCGGTGCGTGGTCTCCATATCGCTATCGTGGATGATGTCGTCACTACCGGCAGCACCGCCGCAGAGCTGGCTCAGGTGCTTTTACGGAGCAGCGCGGCGTCTGTTCAGGTATGGTGCCTGTGTCGAACCTTGTAG
- the bioH gene encoding pimeloyl-ACP methyl ester esterase BioH, whose amino-acid sequence MNDLWWETKGEGKCHLVLLHGWGLNAQVWDCITAELAPHFTLHLVDLPGYGRSSGFGALSLAQMTDAVLARAPETAIWLGWSLGGLVASQAALSAPQRVQALVTVASSPCFCAGEEWPGIKPEVLSGFQRQLSEDFQRTVERFLALQTLGTETARADARKLKSAVLALPMPGEIVLNGGLEILKTADLRAPLASLTLPFLRLYGRLDGLVPRKVVALLDEAWPASRSVIFPKAAHAPFISHPADFCQALLDFKATLN is encoded by the coding sequence ATGAATGACCTGTGGTGGGAAACCAAAGGAGAAGGAAAGTGTCATCTTGTGCTGCTGCACGGATGGGGACTGAATGCGCAGGTATGGGATTGCATTACTGCGGAACTCGCGCCGCATTTTACGCTGCATCTCGTAGACCTGCCGGGTTACGGTCGCAGCAGCGGCTTTGGTGCGCTGTCCCTTGCGCAGATGACAGACGCCGTGCTGGCCCGTGCGCCGGAAACCGCCATCTGGCTGGGCTGGAGTCTGGGCGGGCTGGTGGCAAGCCAGGCGGCGCTCAGCGCCCCGCAGCGCGTGCAGGCGCTGGTCACCGTCGCCTCCTCACCGTGTTTTTGCGCCGGAGAGGAGTGGCCGGGCATTAAACCTGAGGTGCTGTCCGGTTTTCAGCGCCAGCTGAGCGAAGATTTTCAGCGCACGGTGGAGCGTTTTCTGGCGCTGCAAACGCTGGGTACTGAAACGGCCCGTGCGGATGCCCGCAAATTAAAAAGCGCCGTGCTGGCGCTGCCGATGCCGGGCGAAATCGTGCTTAACGGCGGGCTGGAGATCCTCAAAACTGCCGATTTGCGCGCGCCGCTGGCTTCGCTGACGCTGCCGTTCCTGCGGCTTTACGGTCGGCTTGATGGCCTGGTACCGCGAAAAGTCGTGGCACTGCTCGACGAGGCGTGGCCCGCCAGCCGCTCAGTGATCTTCCCGAAAGCGGCCCATGCGCCCTTTATCTCTCACCCTGCGGATTTTTGTCAGGCGCTGCTCGATTTTAAGGCGACGCTGAACTGA
- a CDS encoding YdgH/BhsA/McbA-like domain containing protein: protein MKLATGIVASLVIGSLSFGVFAAQELQKDKVKEMNLTKIGTVTASESTAPMDARKEITKKADELGGKYFVVTSADKTGKDIHATADVYK, encoded by the coding sequence ATGAAACTTGCTACCGGTATTGTCGCGTCTCTGGTTATTGGATCGCTGTCATTTGGCGTGTTTGCAGCACAAGAGTTGCAGAAAGATAAAGTCAAAGAGATGAACCTGACCAAAATTGGCACGGTGACGGCGTCCGAAAGCACCGCACCAATGGATGCACGCAAAGAAATCACTAAAAAGGCCGATGAGCTGGGCGGGAAGTATTTCGTGGTGACCAGCGCCGATAAAACTGGCAAAGACATTCACGCTACCGCAGACGTCTATAAATAA
- the feoC gene encoding [Fe-S]-dependent transcriptional repressor FeoC, with amino-acid sequence MASLFEIRDMLALHGKMEASTLSTTLHTPLAMMEAMLGRLEALGKARRVQEDPGGCLSGQCRECPDGKACLREWWMLC; translated from the coding sequence ATGGCCTCACTGTTTGAGATCCGCGATATGCTGGCCCTGCACGGCAAAATGGAGGCCAGTACCCTGAGCACCACGCTGCATACGCCGCTGGCGATGATGGAAGCAATGCTAGGGCGGCTGGAAGCGCTGGGAAAAGCCCGGCGCGTTCAGGAAGATCCTGGTGGCTGTCTGAGCGGGCAGTGTCGGGAGTGCCCTGACGGAAAAGCCTGTCTGCGGGAGTGGTGGATGCTGTGCTGA
- the feoB gene encoding Fe(2+) transporter permease subunit FeoB, producing the protein MKKLTLGLIGNPNSGKTTLFNQLTGARQRVGNWAGVTVERKEGLFSTTDHAVTLVDLPGTYSLTTISSQTSLDEQIACHYILSGEADMLINVVDASNLERNLYLTLQLLELGIPCIVALNMLDIAEKQKIRIDIDALSARLGCPVVPLVSTRGRGIEALKLAIDRHQQNQAISLVHYARPLLREAAMLADTMDTQMPEQQRRWLALQMLEGDIYSRGYAGDAAQHLPEALARLKDEMDDPGLHIADARYQTIAAICDAVSNTLTAEPGRFTAAMDKIILNRLLGLPIFLLVMYVMFVLAINIGGALAPIFDAGSVAIFIHGIQWVGYTLHFPDWLTIFLAQGLGGGINTVLPLVPQIGMMFLFLSFLEDSGYMARAAFVMDRLMQSLGLPGKSFVPLIVGFGCNVPSVMGARTLDAPRERLMTIMMAPFMSCGARLAIFAVFASAFFGQQGALAVFSLYVLGIIMAILTGLMLKHTIMRGEASPFVMELPVYHVPHLKSLLLQTWQRLKGFVLRAGKVIVVVSIFLSALNSFTLGGQAATSINDSALASVSRVFTPLLEPIGVQGDHWQATVGLFTGAMAKEVVVGTLNSLYTAENIQAAPFDAAQFSLADELLGAARETWQSLVDTLSLSMLANPIEASKGDGEMATGSMGVMSEKFGSPAAAYSYLIFVLLYIPCISVMGAIAREASRGWMGFSILWGLNIAYSLATVFYQTATFSQHPHYSLVCILAVILFNVLVIGGLRRARSRVNVDLLATRKQLARCCEASTGSDCH; encoded by the coding sequence ATGAAAAAATTAACCCTCGGCTTAATTGGTAATCCTAATTCCGGCAAGACAACTTTATTCAATCAGTTAACGGGCGCGCGTCAGCGTGTCGGTAACTGGGCAGGCGTGACGGTGGAGCGCAAAGAAGGCCTGTTCTCCACCACCGATCACGCGGTGACGCTGGTGGATCTGCCAGGCACCTATTCCCTGACCACTATTTCGTCGCAAACCTCCCTCGATGAGCAGATCGCCTGCCACTACATTCTGAGCGGCGAGGCGGACATGCTGATCAACGTGGTGGATGCCTCTAATCTGGAGCGTAATCTCTACCTGACGCTACAACTGCTGGAGCTGGGCATTCCCTGCATCGTCGCGCTTAACATGCTCGATATTGCCGAGAAGCAGAAGATCCGCATCGACATTGACGCGTTATCCGCCCGTCTGGGCTGCCCGGTCGTACCGTTGGTGTCAACGCGCGGGCGCGGCATTGAAGCTCTCAAGCTGGCGATTGACCGCCACCAGCAAAATCAGGCTATCAGTCTGGTGCACTATGCGCGTCCCCTGTTGCGGGAAGCCGCCATGCTGGCCGACACCATGGATACACAGATGCCGGAGCAGCAACGCCGCTGGTTGGCGCTGCAAATGCTGGAAGGGGATATTTACAGCCGCGGCTATGCGGGCGATGCGGCGCAACATCTGCCGGAAGCGCTGGCCCGTCTCAAAGATGAGATGGACGATCCCGGCCTGCATATCGCTGACGCCCGTTATCAGACCATCGCCGCCATTTGTGATGCGGTGAGCAACACCTTAACGGCAGAGCCGGGACGCTTTACCGCCGCGATGGATAAGATCATCCTCAACCGCCTGCTTGGCCTGCCTATCTTCCTGCTGGTGATGTACGTGATGTTTGTACTCGCCATCAACATCGGCGGCGCGCTGGCCCCGATATTTGACGCCGGTTCCGTTGCCATTTTCATTCACGGTATTCAGTGGGTTGGTTATACGCTGCACTTCCCGGACTGGCTGACCATTTTCCTCGCCCAGGGGCTGGGCGGGGGTATCAACACGGTTCTGCCGCTGGTGCCGCAAATCGGCATGATGTTCCTGTTTCTCTCCTTCCTCGAAGACTCAGGCTACATGGCGCGTGCCGCCTTTGTGATGGATCGCCTGATGCAGTCGCTGGGGCTGCCGGGCAAATCCTTTGTGCCGCTGATTGTCGGCTTCGGCTGCAATGTCCCCTCGGTAATGGGCGCCCGCACGCTGGATGCGCCGCGTGAGCGCCTGATGACCATTATGATGGCACCCTTTATGTCCTGCGGTGCGCGGCTGGCGATCTTCGCAGTGTTTGCGTCAGCCTTCTTCGGTCAACAGGGTGCGCTGGCGGTGTTCTCGCTTTATGTGCTGGGGATCATCATGGCGATCCTCACCGGCCTGATGCTCAAGCACACCATTATGCGCGGCGAGGCCTCACCTTTTGTGATGGAGCTGCCGGTGTATCATGTCCCGCATCTGAAAAGCCTGCTGCTGCAAACCTGGCAGCGCCTGAAAGGGTTTGTGCTGCGCGCCGGTAAAGTGATTGTGGTGGTCAGTATTTTCCTCAGCGCCCTGAACAGCTTCACCCTCGGCGGCCAGGCGGCTACCAGCATTAACGATTCGGCGCTGGCGTCGGTCAGCCGGGTGTTCACCCCGCTGCTGGAACCTATCGGCGTGCAGGGCGATCACTGGCAGGCCACCGTCGGCCTGTTTACCGGCGCGATGGCAAAAGAAGTGGTGGTCGGCACGCTCAACTCGCTCTATACCGCGGAAAATATTCAGGCCGCCCCGTTCGATGCCGCGCAGTTCAGCCTGGCGGATGAATTGCTGGGAGCCGCCAGGGAAACCTGGCAGAGCCTGGTGGATACCCTGAGTCTGAGTATGCTGGCGAACCCAATTGAAGCCAGTAAAGGCGACGGCGAAATGGCCACCGGTTCGATGGGCGTGATGAGCGAGAAATTTGGCAGCCCGGCGGCGGCCTACAGCTACCTGATCTTCGTGCTGCTCTATATCCCCTGCATTTCGGTGATGGGCGCGATTGCCCGTGAAGCGAGCCGCGGCTGGATGGGCTTCTCGATCCTCTGGGGGCTGAATATCGCTTATTCGCTCGCGACGGTGTTTTATCAGACGGCCACCTTTAGCCAGCACCCGCACTACAGCCTGGTCTGCATCCTCGCGGTGATCTTGTTTAACGTGCTGGTGATTGGCGGCCTGCGCCGCGCCAGAAGCCGGGTTAACGTCGACCTGCTGGCGACGCGCAAACAGCTTGCCCGCTGCTGCGAAGCCAGCACCGGTAGCGACTGTCACTAA
- the feoA gene encoding ferrous iron transporter A, translating into MAFSPDSAWKITGFAPEISPAYRQKLLSLGMLPGSSFNVVRVAPFGDPVHIETRRVSLVLRKKDLALLEVEAVSR; encoded by the coding sequence ATGGCATTCTCACCTGACAGCGCGTGGAAAATTACCGGGTTCGCGCCTGAAATTAGCCCGGCTTACCGTCAGAAACTGCTTTCGCTTGGCATGCTGCCCGGCTCGTCATTTAACGTGGTGCGCGTCGCGCCCTTCGGCGATCCGGTGCATATCGAAACCCGTCGTGTCAGCCTGGTATTACGAAAAAAAGATCTGGCGCTATTAGAAGTAGAAGCAGTATCCCGTTAA